The following is a genomic window from Bordetella sp. H567.
GAAAAGCCTGCAGGAACGCATCGTCGACGTCGGCGCCACGCTGGTCATTACGGCCGACGAACAGGTGCGGGGCGGCAAGGTCATCCCGCTGAAGCCGGCCGTCGAGGAGGCCTTCGGCATGGGTGGATGCGATGCCGTGCGGCAGGTCATCGTCTATCGCCGCACGGGCGGGCAGGTGGCCTGGAACGCCGGGCGCGACCTCTGGATGCACGATGTGGCGGCGAACCAGCCGGATACCTGCGATCCCGTTCCCGTTGAAGCCGAACACCCGCTGTTCATCCTGTACACATCCGGTTCGACCGGCAAGCCCAAGGGCGTGCAGCATTCGTCGGCGGGTTATCTGCTGTGGGCACTGCTGACGGTAAAGTGGACTTTCGACGCGCGCCCGGACGACATCTACTGGTGCACGGCCGACGTGGGCTGGATCACCGGACACTCCTATATTGCCTACGGGCCGCTGGCCGCTGGCCTGACGCAGGTCATGTTCGAGGGCGTGCCCACCTATCCCAACGCCGGCCGCTTCTGGGACATGATCGCGCGCCACAAAGTCACGACCTTCTATACCGCGCCCACGGCCATCCGCTCGCTGATCAAGGCGGCGGACGCCAACCCCGACACGCATCCCGGCCGCTACGACCTGAACAGCCTGCGCATCCTGGGGACGGTGGGCGAACCCATCAATCCCGAGGCCTGGATGTGGTACCACAAGAATGTGGGCAACGAGCGCTGCCCCATCGTGGACACCTGGTGGCAGACGGAAACCGGCGGCCACATGATCACGCCGCTGCCGGGTGCCACGCCGACCAAGCCGGGCTCCTGCACGCTGCCCCTGCCGGGCGTCGCGGCGGCGATCGTCGACGAAACCGGCGCGGACGTCGAGCGGGGCAATGGCGGCTTCCTGGTCATCAAGAGGCCCTGGCCGGCGATGATCCGCAATATCTGGGGCGATCCGGAGCGCTTCAAGAAGAGCTATTTCCCGCCCGAACTGCGCGGCTATTACCTGGCGGGCGATGGCGCG
Proteins encoded in this region:
- the acs gene encoding acetate--CoA ligase, producing MSNAIQSVLVENRVFQPPQRASQGASIPSMEAYEKLYREAEQDSSNFWARMARENLAWTKPFSQVLDESNAPFYRWFADGELNVSANCLDRQVQNGNVDKVAIIFESDDGKVDKVTYADLLARVCRFANGLKSLGYKKGDRAIIYMPMSVEAVVAMQACVRLGVIHSVVFGGFSAKSLQERIVDVGATLVITADEQVRGGKVIPLKPAVEEAFGMGGCDAVRQVIVYRRTGGQVAWNAGRDLWMHDVAANQPDTCDPVPVEAEHPLFILYTSGSTGKPKGVQHSSAGYLLWALLTVKWTFDARPDDIYWCTADVGWITGHSYIAYGPLAAGLTQVMFEGVPTYPNAGRFWDMIARHKVTTFYTAPTAIRSLIKAADANPDTHPGRYDLNSLRILGTVGEPINPEAWMWYHKNVGNERCPIVDTWWQTETGGHMITPLPGATPTKPGSCTLPLPGVAAAIVDETGADVERGNGGFLVIKRPWPAMIRNIWGDPERFKKSYFPPELRGYYLAGDGAQRDADGYFWIMGRIDDVLNVSGHRLGTMEVESALVAHPMVAEAAVVGRPDDTTGEAVVAFVVLKRTRPEGAEAADIARQLRDWVAKEIGPIAKPKDIRFGDNLPKTRSGKIMRRLLRVVAKGEEITQDVSTLENPQILEQLAKSV